A window from Malania oleifera isolate guangnan ecotype guangnan chromosome 7, ASM2987363v1, whole genome shotgun sequence encodes these proteins:
- the LOC131159503 gene encoding F-box/kelch-repeat protein At3g06240-like codes for MKLAMAGCGASFLARHIPEDVVTFILLRLPLKFAVRFKCVCKSWCAQISKPNFIIKSLNWSVFGDDSARLLLKHVDLSTGVRLPALSVVSDKVLDENTVPVRPRLDFPLPNDACPTVKGPCNGILLLCITYVDNRHDVLLWNPTTGNHYVLPQSNVPRIPNGEDSLIGAYGFGFDPRTGDYKVIRFLNNHSDDGMSAYQQVELFSLKANSWKEIPNEGIDFDMQDINVNGFTVGTYMNANLHWLVSFGNSEDTLILVFDVSDEVFHLMPIPDPGLHYIRLFLFNDMIGLVHSPCDESQNLTSFNVWVMHQYGVKESWVKVLTVGPVVGLYCSIGFWRNGEFLLERRDGQLFVYDPSTQKLLKLQHEGTYGTQAIIYKESLTSIPISS; via the coding sequence ATGAAATTAGCTATGGCCGGCTGCGGTGCTTCATTTCTGGCCCGACATATTCCGGAGGACGTCGTGACCTTCATTCTGCTGCGGCTGCCGCTGAAATTCGCGGTGCGATTCAAGTGCGTCTGCAAATCGTGGTGTGCCCAAATCTCGAAACCCAATTTCATCATCAAATCCCTCAACTGGTCGGTTTTCGGCGACGACAGTGCTCGTCTCCTCCTGAAACACGTTGATCTCAGCACCGGAGTTCGGTTGCCGGCGTTATCCGTCGTCTCCGACAAGGTGCTGGACGAGAACACCGTCCCGGTCCGTCCGCGTCTCGATTTTCCGTTGCCAAATGACGCATGTCCGACGGTGAAGGGCCCCTGCAATGGTATACTCTTGCTCTGCATTACTTATGTTGATAATCGTCATGATGTCCTTCTTTGGAACCCAACAACCGGAAATCACTATGTGCTCCCCCAATCGAATGTTCCTCGCATTCCGAACGGCGAGGATTCCTTGATCGGGGCTTACGGATTTGGGTTTGACCCCCGAACTGGTGATTACAAAGTTATTAGATTCTTGAACAACCACTCTGATGATGGAATGAGTGCCTACCAACAAGTGGAGTTGTTCAGTCTGAAGGCTAATTCTTGGAAGGAAATTCCAAATGAGGGAATTGATTTCGATATGCAGGACATTAATGTTAATGGTTTCACTGTAGGCACTTATATGAATGCAAATCTTCACTGGTTGGTGTCATTTGGCAATAGCGAGGATACTTTGATCCTGGTGTTTGATGTGAGCGATGAGGTTTTCCATTTGATGCCCATCCCAGATCCGGGATTACATTATATTCGTCTGTTCTTGTTTAATGACATGATTGGTCTGGTTCACTCTCCCTGTGATGAATCTCAAAATTTGACAAGCTTCAACGTGTGGGTGATGCATCAATATGGGGTAAAGGAGTCTTGGGTTAAGGTATTGACAGTAGGACCTGTTGTGGGGTTGTATTGCTCCATAGGATTTTGGAGGAATGGTGAGTTTCTTCTGGAGAGGAGGGATGGGCAGCTTTTCGTGTATGACCCCAGCACCCAGAAGCTCTTGAAACTTCAACATGAAGGAACATATGGCACGCAGGCCATCATTTACAAGGAAAGCCTCACTTCAATTCCTATCAGCAGTTGA